One window of Aspergillus oryzae RIB40 DNA, chromosome 3 genomic DNA carries:
- a CDS encoding uncharacterized protein (2-keto-4-pentenoate hydratase/2-oxohepta-3-ene-1,7-dioic acid hydratase (catechol pathway)) has translation MTVTSSFVSHPLPIRHDSPFPVSNIPFGIFSTAEDPTPRPGAAIGDYVIDLFRVANRGALTIDYADGAQDIFREPTLNRFAALPRPVRSKIRKDIQALIVNADSPLYNQTDQAKLLIPRVAVSMHLPFSMGGFTDYTCSLEHVTNVGRVAGFGDIPPSFRNQPLAYNGRASSVVPSGTPIQRPYGVGADGLYPCQKLDYEVELGMFISTKIPIGEHIPASRARDYIFGFVLLNDWSARDVQFAEMIPLGPFNGKSCGTSISTWVVTMDALEEAGAIVPAKADVATEGKFTSNSFLKCAEDVSIDVSTFISSMYFPCRSSWEMLLMWDIGGESHRTPISRSNLKHTYWSPFQMIAHHTSAGCGLAPGDLIGTGTLSSSAKQASEDLEQASTGLGRLGCIHELTAGGKNPVQLVNDLSLVWLQDNDEIALEGWAGEGNSRIGFGQVVGRVAPVAEIPAH, from the exons ATGACTGTCACATCAAGCTTCGTTTCTCATCCACTCCCCATACGACATGACTCTCCGTTCCCAGTGTCAAATATACCTTTTGGCATTTTCAGCACTGCGGAGGAT CCCACACCACGCCCAGGAGCTGCGATTGGCGACTATGTGATCGATTTATTTCGCGTCGCAAACCGAGGTGCTCTGACTATCGACTACGCCGATGGAGCACAAGATATCTTCCGCGAG CCGACGCTCAACCGCTTCGccgctcttcctcgtcctgtCCGGTCTAAGATCCGGAAGGACATCCAGGCGTTGATTGTAAACGCGGATTCACCATTATACAATCAGACAGATCAGGCAAAGTTACTCATTCCGAGAGTAGCAGTATCAATGCACCTTCCGTTCTCCATGGGCGGATTCACAGACTACACCTGCTCTCTAGAGCATGTCACCAAT GTTGGTCGCGTAGCAGGCTTCGGCGACATCCCCCCCAGCTTCCGCAACCAACCACTAGCATACAACGGCCGCGCCTCATCAGTAGTCCCAAGTGGCACTCCAATCCAGCGCCCATACGGCGTCGGCGCCGATGGACTCTACCCCTGCCAGAAACTCGACTACGAGGTCGAACTTGGCATGTTCATCTCGACCAAGATACCCATTGGCGAACATATCCCGGCATCCCGCGCGCGAGACTACATATTCGGCTTCGTTCTGCTGAATGACTGGAGTGCCAGAGATGTTCAGTTCGCAGAGATGATTCCCCTAGGACCATTTAATGGTAAGAGCTGTGGAACGAGCATCTCGACCTGGGTCGTGACGATGGATGCGCTTGAAGAAGCGGGTGCTATTGTTCCGGCTAAAGCGGATGTTGCTACGGAGGGGAAGTTCACGTCGAATTCATTCTTGAAATGTGCGGAGGATGTCTCGATTGATGTGTCGACTTTCATTTCTAGTATGTATTTCCCATGTCGGAGTTCTTGGGAGATGTTGCTGATGTGGGATATAGGAGGGGAGAGTCATCGGACGCCGATTAGTAGGAGTAACTTGAAGCATACATATTGGTCACCGTTCCAGATGATTGCGCATCATACCTCGGCTGGGTGTGGACTTGCTCCTGGAGATCTAATTGGAACAGGGACACTTTCTTCGTCAGCCAAGCAAGCGAGTGAGGATTTGGAGCAAGCGTCAACCGGTCTAGGGCGGCTTGGGTGTATCCATGAATTGACGGCGGGCGGGAAGAACCCAGTTCAACTTGTAAATGACTTGTCATTGGTCTGGTTGCAGGACAACGATGAGATTGCACTGGAGGGATGGGCTGGTGAAGGAAATTCTCGCATTGGCTTTGGTCAAGTGGTCGGTAGGGTTGCTCCTGTCGCGGAGATACCCG CCCATTGA
- a CDS encoding CocE/NonD family hydrolase (predicted acyl esterases) — protein MPPPVQVAYKRIGKPTVGENGYVDFQPGKTEVLPKGWNGFNAKPLISDIRVEHDVEIVVRDGARLYVDIYRPADTTEKVPAVLSWSFYGKKYSALDMLPMCVWNCCVPRSDLSGLEKFEGLDPQSWCPKGYAIVSVDTRGAGNSDGQICVMGSQDAEDGYDVVEAIAAMDWCNGSIGMAGNSALAIAQWFIAAQQPPSLKAIAPWEGLGDLYREQFCRGGWFFMSNFDLIAQRIVRGPENSGLEDYEEMYRRSPVSNAFWADKRVDMTKIQCPAYIRGSDVSSIHTMGSVRGYLEIPHDKKWIHWGSKQEWYELYSEPESMEELTVFFDRYLKGIENGWEKTPKVRWSALQFGDREAIDNIVLEDFPVPSTEYRNLYLGGNQQLLRTATTDYSTVSYDSESRASIAEFNYTFEKPSRLIGLPKAILYVSAEEQDDFTVFVILRKKDKDGKALMHLNFPFHATPVKSITEIPEKDQASLNLHLGSVGILRASHRAIDSTKSIHPQFPFHPHLKQEKIEPGTVTKLEIGIWAMGVDFDAGESISLQIGGQYPSIAKDITSFSKPRPAYELNKGKHTVHFGGEYPSSVILPFI, from the exons ATGCCTCCTCCCGTACAAGTCGCATATAAGAGGATCGGCAAACCAACAGTAGGCGAAAACGGTTATGTTGATTTCCAACCCGGGAAAACCGAAGTCCTCCCCAAAGGCTGGAACGGCTTCAACGCGAAACCATTGATAAGTGACATTAGGGTCGAACATGATGTCGAAATCGTGGTCCGCGATGGCGCCCGACTCTATGTTGATATATATCGCCCGGCAGACACAACCGAGAAGGTCCCCGCAGTCCTGAGCTGGTCATTCTACGGCAAGAAATACAGTGCATTGGATATGTTACCAATGTGCGTGTGGAATTGCTGTGTTCCGCGCTCTGACCTAAGCGGCCTGGAAAAGTTCGAGGGACTGGACCCCCAATCATGGTGCCCGAAGGGTTACGCGATCGTGAGTGTGGACACACGTGGCGCTGGTAATAGCGACGGGCAGATCTGTGTGATGGGCAGTCAGGATGCGGAAGATGGCTACGATGTCGTCGAGGCAATCGCTGCCATGGATTGGTGTAATGGGTCCATTGGTATGGCCGGTAACTCTGCGCTGGCGATTGCTCAGTGGTTTATCGCTGCCCAGCAGCCCCCGTCATTGAAGGCAATTGCTCCTTGGGAGGGGTTGGGCGATCTTTATCGCGAGCAGTTCTGCCGTGGTGGGTGGTTTTTCATGAGCAATTTTGATCTCATTGCTCAGAGGATCGTTCGAGGACCAGAGAATTCCGGACTGGAGGATTATGAGGAAATGTACCGCCGATCGCCTGTTTCGAATGCTTTCTGGGCCGACAAGCGAGTAGATATGACGAAGATTCAGTGTCCAGCTTATATTCGTGGTTCGGATGTGAGCTCGATTCATACCATGGGTTCCGTTCGTGGCTATCTCGAAATCCCACACGACAAGAAGTGGATCCATTGGGGAAGCAAGCAGGAGTGGTACGAGCTGTATAGTGAGCCTGAGTCAATGGAAGAACTCACTGTCTTCTTTGATCGCTATCTCAAAGGCATCGAGAATGGCTGGGAAAAGACTCCTAAAGTTCGTTGGTCTGCTTTGCAATTTGGCGACCGTGAggccatcgacaacatcgtTCTAGAGGACTTCCCTGTTCCGTCAACAGAGTACCGGAACTTATACCTCGGGGGCAACCAGCAGCTTCTAAGAACAGCTACCACCGACTATTCCACTGTCTCATATGATTCCGAGAGCAGAGCCAGCATTGCCGAGTTCAATTATACCTTCGAGAAACCTTCACGCTTAATTGGATTGCCAAAAGCAATCCTATACGTGTCCGCCGAGGAGCAGGATGACTTTACGGTGTTCGTCATTCTACGCAAGAAAGATAAGGATGGAAAAGCATTGATGCACCTCAACTTCCCGTTCCACGCTACACCTGTTAAGTCAATTACCGAAATCCCTGAAAAGGACCAAGCGAGTCTGAATCTACACCTAGGATCCGTTGGAATCCTCCGTGCCTCTCATCGTGCGATTGACTCGACGAAGAGTATACACCCGcaatttcccttccatcCACATttgaagcaggagaagatagAGCCAGGGACGGTCACGAAGCTCGAAATCGGTATCTGGGCAATGGGGGTAGACTTCGATGCTGGAGAGTCTATTAGTTTGCAG ATTGGCGGCCAGTATCCTAGCATTGCGAAGGATATTAcatccttctccaagccCCGTCCGGCGTATGAGCTTAATAAAGGGAAGCACACTGTCCATTTTGGTGGAGAGTATCCCAGCAGTGTTATCCTTCCATTTATTTGA
- a CDS encoding uncharacterized protein (2-polyprenyl-6-methoxyphenol hydroxylase and related FAD-dependent oxidoreductases), which produces MGAFKIIIVGGGIAGLSAAIALRGNERDIVVLEQSSMSQEIGALISLQPNASKIVEDQWGLGARLREQGSMIDEAFEIYNTKGELQSQILLSAVSSKYGADRVCYHRVDLHQALKERATSPDYPGRPVELRLSSRVLDCDCETGTVKLQNGETIQGDLVIGADGIKSKLRQAVLGEDVEARPTGLSAYRIMIPTDELLKETDFMQVLDPRICRTAMVIGQDRRLVMGPARNGSVYGVVALVPDERMNESSKDTNWNTKGDRNKMLDTFSNFPKWAQRPLLSAKEVGLWQLRDLDPLSTWYRGRVLLIGDAAHAMLPTQGQGAGQAVEDAEALGAFYKGFEKRYPDRSLSDISKTNEDIFNCRYERATTIQMYSRQAAKPGTDSSEKRVTMNPAEFMDYNCLYNGAMDWNRRRQEQGSVASAAA; this is translated from the exons ATGGGTGCATTCAAGATAATCATCGTTGGCGGGGGAATAGCCGGTCTATCTGCC GCAATCGCGTTACGTGGTAATGAACGCGATATAGTCGTCCTGGAACAATCGTCCATGAGCCAAGAAATCGGAGCATTAATCTCACTACAACCTAATGCTTCCAAGATTGTCGAAGACCAATGGGGACTTGGCGCCCGTCTCCGCGAGCAAGGCTCCATGATTGACGAAGCCTTCGAGATTTACAATACCAAGGGTGAGCTACAATCGCAGATTCTCTTGTCCGCTGTGTCATCCAAGTACGGTGCCGATAGAGTTTGCTATCATCGGGTGGATTTACACCAGGCCCTGAAAGAGAGGGCAACATCGCCCGACTACCCTGGCCGGCCGGTGGAGTTGCGACTTTCGAGTCGAGTCCTAGATTGTGATTGTGAGACCGGTACTGTCAAGCTTCAAAATGGAGAGACGATCCAAGGAGATTTGGTCATCGGTGCGGATGGTATCAAAAGTAAACTTCGCCAGGCCGTGCTTGGTGAAGATGTGGAAGCCCGTCCCACAGGTCTATCGGCGTATCGAATAATGATCCCAACcgatgaacttctcaaaGAGACGGACTTTATGCAGGTTCTTGACCCTCGGATATGTCGGACCGCCATGGTCATAGGCCAAGACCGCCGCCTCGTTATGGGTCCAGCACGAAATGGCTCTGTCTATGGTGTGGTAGCTCTTGTGCCTGACGAGAGAATGAATGAGTCTTCCAAGGATACGAACTGGAACACGAAAGGTGATCGCAATAAGATGCTGGATACGTTTTCTAATTTTCCCAAATGGGCGCAGAGACCGCTTCTATCTGCCAAGGAGGTTGGTCTATGGCAACTGCGTGACCTAGATCCTTTGTCCACCTGGTACCGTGGTCGTGTGCTGTTGATAGGTGATGCAGCGCATGCGATGCTTCCTACTCAGGGACAGGGCGCAGGTcaggctgttgaggatgcCGAAGCTCTAGGGGCATTTTATAAGGGCTTCGAGAAGCGTTATCCCGATCGCTCCTTGAGCGATATCAGTAAGACCAACGAAGATATCTTTAACTGCCGCTATGAGAGGGCTACGACGATACAGATGTACAGTCGCCAAGCAGCGAAGCCGGGTACAGATTCAAGTGAAAAAAGAGTTACAATGAATCCAGCGGAGTTTATGGATTACAATTGTCTTTATAACGGCGCAATGGATTGGAATCGTCGACGACAGGAGCAGGGTTCAGTTGCATCTGCAGCTGCTTAA
- a CDS encoding uncharacterized protein (predicted protein), with protein sequence MSTTTTVQETITLNQPKGRMALDGKPTNYGDFRDALNRDGYAVVKGAIPLERAKKYADSFYGYLEGFDLGYKRDDPFTVKRAKLPVINEKGMILSYGVTHEKWVWDIRSEPGVVEAFEKVYDDSDLIVSFDVVNVQFPG encoded by the exons ATGTCTACAACAACAACTGTGCAAGAGACAATCACCCTCAATCAGCCCAAGGGCCGAATGGCCCTTGATGGAAAGCCAACCAACTACGGCGACTTCCGCGATGCTCTGAACCGAGACGGCTACGCCGTGGTCAAGGGTGCTATTCCCTTAGAGCGGGCCAAGAAATACGCAGATTCTTTCTATGGCTATCTGGAGGGCTT TGACTTGGGGTACAAGCGCGATGACCCCTTCACCGTGAAGCGGGCTAAGCTTCCTGTGATCAACGAAAAGGGTATGATTCTTAGCTATGGTGTTACCCATGAGAAGTGGGTCTGGGATATCCGATCAGAGCCTGGTGTAGTGGAGGCTTTTGAGAAGGTATATGACGATTCGGACTTGATTGTGTCTTTTGATGTCGTCAATGTCCAGTTCCCGGGGTAA
- a CDS encoding uncharacterized protein (predicted protein): MCYLYIGVVTSPKRKRLTESSKPWPHQDQDPESPGFRCLQGLVNLNPGGPDDGGLIVCKGGHKFSEQFHREMADEPRIPAWTKEWFGFTENGMKWLKDHGLEWEKVCVEPGDLIVWDSRTPHYNVPPTGKNDRLAVYTCYMPVADASQEDLIKKKEAFEKRLGTTHWPNAQHVAPTNIAMRDGAPCPKAREVPVEEPVLGERAFRLTGIPYIKQEA, from the exons ATGTGTTATCTTTACATAGGCGTGGTGACTTCCCCGAAAA GGAAAAGGCTGACCGAGTCCAGCAAACCCTGGCCTCACCAGGACCAAGACCCCGAGTCCCCAGGCTTCCGCT GTCTCCAAGGCTTGGTAAACCTGAACCCCGGTGGGCCCGACGATGGCGGCCTCATCGTCTGCAAAGGCGGACACAAGTTCTCCGAACAATTCCACCGCGAGATGGCCGACGAGCCACGTATCCCCGCCTGGACTAAAGAATGGTTCGGATTCACCGAGAACGGCATGAAATGGCTCAAAGACCACGGActggaatgggaaaaggTCTGCGTCGAACCAGGCGACTTGATCGTCTGGGATAGCCGAACCCCACATTACAATGTTCCGCCCACTGGCAAGAATGATCGCCTGGCTGTCTACACATGCTACATGCCTGTTGCCGATGCCTCACAGGAAGATTTGAttaagaagaaagaggctTTTGAAA AACGTCTTGGTACTACGCATTGGCCGAATGCCCAGCATGTCGCACCCACTAATATTGCCATGCGTGACGGTGCTCCTTGTCCTAAGGCTCGCGAGGTGCCGGTTGAGGAACCTGTGCTTGGTGAGCGGGCCTTCCGGCTTACTGGTATTCCGTATATCAAGCAAGAGGCATAG